The following proteins are encoded in a genomic region of Paraburkholderia sp. BL23I1N1:
- a CDS encoding DUF6471 domain-containing protein — translation MSDADPPWAGLASRVVRVVLARKDFSYAQLSEALSSVRVRESERSLASRVSRGRIKLELLLQILSVTGAKIPSLWDEALCASGTWEHRASAVVAAELSRQPTVTIDELALRMVRLGADLTEKTLASHLSRGTLSLPEFLQCLVALGSSSLERYVDYEDLIAAVQVTNNAQVE, via the coding sequence GTGAGCGACGCAGACCCACCTTGGGCCGGTCTGGCCTCCCGCGTAGTGCGCGTAGTTCTCGCACGCAAGGACTTCAGTTATGCACAATTGTCTGAGGCGCTGTCTTCGGTCAGAGTGAGGGAGAGTGAGCGGTCCCTCGCTTCTCGCGTCTCCCGCGGAAGGATTAAGCTGGAATTGTTATTGCAGATACTCTCTGTCACAGGTGCCAAAATACCGTCGTTATGGGATGAGGCATTGTGCGCATCAGGCACATGGGAACACCGTGCAAGCGCTGTTGTCGCTGCGGAGCTGTCGCGGCAGCCGACCGTTACCATCGACGAGTTGGCGCTGAGAATGGTTCGTCTCGGGGCCGACCTTACCGAAAAGACCCTTGCGTCACACCTCTCTCGGGGAACGCTGTCTCTTCCGGAATTTCTTCAGTGCCTGGTCGCACTGGGCAGCTCCAGTCTCGAGCGCTACGTGGATTACGAAGACCTGATAGCCGCCGTTCAGGTGACCAACAACGCACAGGTCGAATGA
- a CDS encoding BPSL0761 family protein, giving the protein MTTPDERTKAVVKTRDFLRMIVHADEVAIPGLVQTVAADLLRHYPLDVDLSVSASALPGVWAQPVIGQG; this is encoded by the coding sequence ATGACGACCCCTGACGAGCGCACCAAAGCCGTCGTGAAGACGCGCGACTTTTTGCGAATGATTGTTCATGCAGACGAAGTCGCTATCCCTGGCCTTGTCCAGACTGTTGCAGCGGACCTCCTTAGGCACTATCCGCTCGACGTTGACCTTTCTGTGTCTGCTTCGGCGCTACCTGGCGTTTGGGCACAGCCAGTAATTGGCCAAGGATGA
- a CDS encoding HAD domain-containing protein: MPVSSSAQDNSANPLAFNLPALGKLVKDTRLRCMLNVRDAADSIGVSSGVLTRIENGKSVRTERLFKVLTGFGLAMLVMPRGDADIVTQALGQTVNWHDVMASQSRARKPDTKPTVALDMTTPTLFVDYDGTLHAGHAFVDERGQITLDSGRPLFEFAPLLIGMLEPYPAVQIVLTTSWLQTMPTEIVISYLPPELARRVVDTTRGRKARFSYMQNGSGRTDIITCYAFGKGLKNWLALDDSVYDASNFGREPGELVQNFVLLDSTLGISDEGAQQRVREWLVRVHNNRNT, translated from the coding sequence ATGCCTGTCTCTTCGTCGGCTCAGGACAACAGTGCAAACCCGCTCGCATTTAATCTGCCGGCGCTCGGGAAGTTGGTAAAAGACACCCGTTTGCGCTGCATGCTCAATGTACGCGACGCCGCCGATTCGATTGGTGTCTCGTCTGGCGTACTCACCCGTATCGAGAACGGAAAATCTGTAAGGACCGAGCGCCTGTTCAAAGTGCTGACGGGGTTTGGCCTTGCCATGCTGGTGATGCCTAGGGGCGACGCCGACATCGTCACGCAGGCGCTCGGCCAAACTGTGAACTGGCATGACGTCATGGCGAGCCAGTCACGTGCCAGGAAACCCGACACGAAGCCGACCGTTGCGCTAGATATGACAACGCCGACTCTCTTCGTTGACTACGATGGCACGCTTCACGCTGGTCACGCGTTTGTCGATGAGCGCGGCCAGATAACTCTCGACTCTGGTCGCCCATTGTTCGAATTCGCTCCGCTTCTGATTGGAATGCTTGAACCATATCCGGCCGTGCAAATCGTCCTTACGACATCATGGCTTCAAACGATGCCAACGGAGATAGTCATTTCGTACCTGCCGCCGGAATTGGCGCGGAGGGTTGTCGACACCACTCGTGGCAGGAAAGCACGGTTCAGTTACATGCAGAACGGCTCTGGGCGCACCGACATAATCACCTGCTACGCCTTTGGGAAGGGCTTGAAGAACTGGCTAGCACTCGATGATTCCGTGTACGACGCTTCCAATTTTGGCCGAGAGCCTGGTGAGCTGGTGCAGAACTTCGTGCTCCTAGACTCGACGCTCGGCATCAGTGACGAAGGCGCACAGCAACGCGTTCGGGAATGGCTTGTCAGGGTACACAATAACAGAAACACCTAG